Proteins encoded in a region of the Anopheles aquasalis chromosome 2, idAnoAquaMG_Q_19, whole genome shotgun sequence genome:
- the LOC126568895 gene encoding zinc finger FYVE domain-containing protein 9, with amino-acid sequence MDLVDIDKVLDDLELNEDDGRSPGLSGEPSTTTNREQIKPVTRDPEPPSFNGGKSEPVAAASISKQKAKANVVNVANVFSSLNDYVNAGGTELSSGKVTDKQDANELSIPADRKPLLTPPSNSSVSSDLKTSSIAGTTSSIANSPQTETSPASSPDSSATSCSSRAVSSSRSSSPSSSSSSSVSTSDGEEQPEGQQVQLAAQRPKAELAHEKLPEEISSLSEENYVLDSSSITTLATTNEGARKAGPQTDPQDTSAFSYKNSLYSDTLSNDVINLEGISSISSIVAVDLTRSGPGHGAGAAAAQGAMGRDKPLPEAGGAPVAKDELETELRTSEANENKGNEEAAELAKRAAVGFESTMDDVSDTELESYLQELEEYDFRGVNAVETVAPPKPERVELPSPDDGASAVIGDTKKLEDPVDEASIDSRSEDSEISPSSSRGDNEDDLISQASTLEFNDLAMAAAAAASAAAIAAGNVAGSSTDPHEGPQLSADVVVSVPVDTEEVGDFPLDEDGSEIRFIDCTETESERRSIEPEDEEAIRRAGPRPERPTSLELANALTAAEGAATAAARLSTGDDHDHDQMNRASSPGHTPPSAHGIDTDLGLTLSSTSSDDFVASLGTTEHQQHQAEQLLQDEEFAARLAAADPIQSPLTATAPPTLVPLLSAAQAQLGKVQPFWVPDNATKFCMQCNQKFSVIKRRHHCRACGQLLCSACCCLKAKLAYLGDAEGRICLECDVILSIQQQQALEAGHIPGIDGGGGVGGVAGAAGASGHRQPNPNNPMEYCSVIPPLQQAAATSQPQSPISVMVPVGVLKRAGGPRNLRKDKNVIFSDGIRPGCDLTELDQNWDAVPVRTASPEPQNRKSNRVQTPTTGAEDGANGSASGSPSLNQSLIPPEEHKLPPVLKRISPTESKLVDIDNDASLVEGLREVMLTFAVQKNFHVYVTIVELSCCINRTVINFTTRGLQYVGQDEVIILLELGDSKTLPKDIFVHLNELYCEADRGNIITELGFSPARTNNFLGSKNHGGFLYVRPTYQCMKELILPEAPYLIGVLIHRWEVPWAKILPLRLMLRLGALYRYYPSPHVSVRERESVYVEIAETIVNLLADFRHFSYTIPTVRGMVIHIEDRKTRILIPRNRYEKIVKVVDGSSEQLMAMAGNFSKVADGHLVCIQNTESGCPEATQYSTQAINIEGKPRKVTGASFLVLNGSLKPNSGLLGKCNIVEDGLMVLIPAVKLQLVKEALKEMKDYRIVCGPSDGDDSQSEIVSIEWTSNDLNFNIGVTSPIDRKPFDGIPSIRVNRGTDYSNANHIIRWTEVFILKGDEESNLPGDPINMSKLSETIAKTACIALVAFLDLLASNGHSKIGLRVSANRSEMSFLAGSGGNKLAPLYSNALGQEVIATLKHLVTALQLDQHDIVIELIFHILDK; translated from the exons ATGGACCTGGTGGATATCGATAAGGTGCTCGATGATCTGGAGCTTAACGAAGACGATGGCCGGAGCCCGGGATTAAGCGGAgaaccctccaccaccaccaaccgagagC AAATCAAGCCCGTGACCCGTGACCCTGAACCGCCGAGCTTCAACGGAGGAAAATCGGaaccggtggcagcggcatcgATTTCGAAACAGAAGGCCAAAGCGAACGTGGTGAACGTAGCGAACGTGTTTTCCAGTCTGAACGACTACGTCAATGCCGGTGGAACGGAATTGAGCAGCGGAAAGGTCACCGATAAACAGGATGCCAACGAATTGAGTATACCGGCCGATAGGAAACCGCTGCTTACGCCACCATCGAACTCGTCCGTCTCTTCTGATCTGAAAACGTCGTCGATCGCCGGAACCACCTCATCGATTGCCAACTCACCGCAAACGGAAACATCTCCCGCCTCATCGCCCGATTCGTCGGCCACATCCTGCTCCTCGCGAGCTGTTTCATCATCACGTTCGTCCTctccatcatcctcatcatcctcctcagTCTCCACAAGCGATGGTGAAGAGCAACCGGAAGGCCAACAGGTCCAACTGGCCGCCCAAAGACCGAAGGCAGAGCTGGCGCATGAGAAGCTACCGGAAGAGATATCCTCACTGAGCGAGGAGAACTATGTACTCGATTCATCTTCAATCACTACGCTCGCGACTACGAATGAAGGCGCACGGAAGGCAGGACCTCAAACCGATCCTCAGGACACATCCGCCTTCTCGTACAAAAACAGCCTCTACTCGGACACACTCAGTAACGATGTGATAAATCTGGAAGGAATCTCATCCATCTCCTCGATCGTAGCAGTCGATCTGACGCGCAGTGGCCCAGGGCATGGagcaggcgcagcagctgcacaAGGCGCTATGGGTCGCGATAAACCTCTGCCGGAAGCTGGTGGAGCTCCTGTGGCCAAAGATGAACTGGAAACCGAACTACGAACATCGGAGGCCAACGAGAACAAAGGGAATGAGGAAGCGGCCGAGCTAGCGAAACGTGCGGCAGTAGGCTTTGAATCGACAATGGACGATGTATCCGATACGGAGCTGGAGAGCTATCTGCAGGAGTTGGAAGAGTACGATTTCCGTGGTGTGAACGCGGTGGAAACGGTGGCACCTCCTAAACCGGAACGGGTTGAACTGCCAAGTCCGGACGACGGAGCATCGGCGGTGATTGGCGACACGAAAAAGCTGGAAGATCCTGTGGACGAAGCAAGCATTGATAGCCGTAGTGAAGACTCGGAAATTAGTCCCAGCTCGTCGCGTGGCGACAACGAGGATGACTTGATTTCACAAGCATCGACCCTGGAGTTTAATGATCTGGCGATGGCAGCCGCCGCTGCAGCATCTGCGGCAGCCATTGCGGCCGGCAATGTGGCCGGCTCTTCAACGGATCCACACGAGGGGCCGCAACTGAGTGCGGAtgtggtggtttcggttccggtcgATACGGAGGAAGTCGGTGACTTTCCGTTGGATGAAGATGGAAGCGAAATACGGTTTATCGATTGTACGGAGACGGAATCGGAACGTCGTTCGATCGAGccggaagatgaagaagcgaTACGAAGGGCAGGACCACGACCGGAACGACCCACTTCACTGGAGCTCGCCAATGCGCTTACTGCTGCCGAGGGTGCAGCGACAGCTGCAGCACGCCTGTCCACCGGagatgatcacgatcacgatcagaTGAACAGAGCTTCATCTCCCGGACACACACCACCGTCCGCTCACGGAATCGATACCGATCTCGGGCTAACGTTGTCGTCCACTAGTTCCGACGATTTTGTGGCCTCGCTTGGAACCAcggaacaccagcagcaccaagcggagcagctgctgcaagacGAAGAATTCGCGGCACGACTGGCCGCGGCCGATCCAATTCAATCGCCCCTAACGGCGACGGCACCACCGACCCTTGTGCCGCTACTCAGTGCCGCTCAGGCGCAACTGGGCAAGGTGCAACCATTCTGGGTACCGGACAATGCCACCAAGTTCTGCATGCAGTGCAACCAAAAGTTCTCGGTGATTAAACGTCGCCATCACTGCCGGGCCTGTGGACAGCTGCTTTGTTCAGCCTGTTGCTGCCTGAAAGCGAAACTCGCCTACCTTGGTGACGCCGAAGGACGCATCTGTCTCGAGTGCGACGTCATACTGagcatccagcaacagcaagcgcTGGAAGCGGGTCacattcccggaatcgatggtggtggtggtgttggcggtgtagcaggagctgctggtgccagtggACACAGGCAACCGAATCCAAACAATCCCATGGAATACTGTTCCGTGATACCGCCGCTACAGCAGGCGGCCGCCACTAGCCAACCACAGTCGCCGATCTCCGTGATGGTACCGGTCGGAGTGCTGAAGCGCGCCGGAGGTCCGCGCAATCTGCGCAAAGACAAGAACGTCATCTTCAGCGATGGCATTCGGCCGGGCTGTGATCTGACGGAACTCGATCAGAACTGGGatgcggtgccggtgcgtaCTGCCTCACCAGAACCACAAAACCGTAAATCGAATCGTGTGCAAACACCAACCACGGGAGCAGAGGACGGTGCGAATGGCAGTGCCAGCGGTAGCCCGTCTCTCAACCAATCCCTCATTCCACCGGAAGAGCATAAGCTGCCACCGGTCCTGAAGCGTATTAGCCCCACGGAGAGTAAGCTGGTGGACATCGACAATGATGCGTCCCTGGTGGAGGGTTTGCGGGAGGTGATGCTGACGTTTGCGGTGCAAAAAAACTTCCACGTGTACGTGACGATCGTGGAGCTGTCCTGCTGCATCAACCGAACGGTGATCAATTTCACCACTCGCGGGCTGCAGTACGTGGGTCAGGATGAGGTCATCATTCTGCTCGAGCTCGGTGACTCGAAAACCCTGCCAAAGGACATCTTCGTGCATCTGAACGAGCTGTACTGTGAAGCGGATCGGGGCAATATCATCACGGAGCTGGGTTTCTCGCCGGCACGAACCAACAACTTCCTCGGTTCGAAAAACCACGGTGGCTTCCTATACGTCCGGCCAACGTACCAGTGCATGAAGGAGTTGATCCTCCCCGAAGCACCGTACCTGATCGGTGTTCTTATCCACCGCTGGGAGGTACCGTGGGCAAAAATACTTCCGCTACGACTAATGCTACGTCTCGGGGCGCTTTATCGCTACTATCCGTCACCGCACGTGAGCGTACGAGAGCGTGAATCGGTTTACGTGGAGATCGCAGAAACGATCGTGAATCTGCTGGCCGACTTTCGGCATTTTAGCTACACCATTCCGACCGTGCGCGGCATGGTGATCCATATAGAGGATCGGAAAACACGGATACTGATACCACGGAATCGCTACGAGAAAATTGTGAAAGTGGTCGATGGTTCGAGCGAACAGTTGATGGCAATGGCGGGCAACTTTAGCAAGGTGGCCGATGGACACCTCGTGTGCATACAGAACACGGAATCGGGATGCCCGGAAGCGACGCAGTATTCGACGCAGGCGATCAACATCGAGGGCAAACCGCGCAAGGTGACCGGTGCGAGCTTTCTCGTGCTGAACGGATCGCTCAAGCCCAACTCGGGCCTGCTGGGGAAGTGTAATATCGTCGAGGATGGCCTGATGGTGCTGATCCCGGCGGTGAAGCTACAGCTCGTCAAGGAAGCGCTGAAGGAGATGAAAGACTACCGGATCGTGTGTGGACCGAGCGATGGGGACGATAGCCAAAGCGAGATAGTGTCGATCGAGTGGACCTCGAATGATTTGAACTTTAACATCGGTGTCacttcaccgatcgatcgcaaaccgTTCGACGGAATACCGAGCATTCGGGTCAACCGGGGTACGGATTACTCGAACGCCAATCACATCATTCGGTGGACGGAGGTGTTTATCCTGAAG GGTGACGAAGAGTCGAATCTACCGGGTGATCCTATCAATATGTCGAAACTCTCGGAAACGATCGCCAAAACGGCTTGCATTGCGTTGGTCGCGTTCCTTGATCTGCTTGCCTCGAACGGCCATAGCAAGATCGGTCTACGGGTCAGTGCAAATCGCAGCGAG ATGTCGTTTCTGGCCGGCAGTGGAGGCAACAAGCTGGCACCACTTTACTCGAATGCTCTCGGGCAGGAAGTCATCGCAACACTGAAGCATCTTGTCACCGCCTTGCAGCTAGACCAGCATGATATAGTTATCGAGCTGATTTTCCACATTCTTGACAAATAG
- the LOC126569043 gene encoding protein UXT homolog → MKSSSSERVENFIHEHLREDLRICEAQLKELNAEILEYVQLKTMIESILQNKTNGEAGFKTQVNIGGNMFMKARADTVDRLLVDVGLKVFVEFTIEEALRFVDMRVRVLTKQADVVRDKSIETKAHIKLALLVLGDSQKLHTREDR, encoded by the coding sequence AtgaaatcatcgtcatcagagAGGgtggaaaacttcatccacgaGCACCTGCGGGAAGATCTACGGATATGCGAGGCACAGCTGAAAGAGCTGAACGCGGAGATTCTGGAGTACGTACAGCTGAAAACCATGATCGAAAGCATCCTGCAGAACAAGACGAATGGCGAAGCAGGATTCAAAACGCAAGTGAACATCGGCGGAAACATGTTCATGAAGGCACGCGCCGACACCGTGGACCGATTGCTGGTGGACGTGGGGCTGAAGGTGTTCGTAGAGTTTACCATCGAAGAGGCACTCCGATTTGTGGACATGCGAGTGCGAGTCCTGACGAAACAGGCCGACGTTGTGCGGGACAAAAGCATCGAAACGAAGGCTCACATCAAACTGGCGCTGCTGGTCCTTGGAGATTCCCAAAAATTACATACGCGAGAAGATCGGTGA
- the LOC126570990 gene encoding uncharacterized protein LOC126570990 produces the protein MISRKYILVWLSLTVTLLSSTPGHGHAIEHRMKRDMMSAGVELDVSGSSAETNRAGIPVISDIQRVEKIADLIISVGERIIPALLDGLTEQVIAATPERKLSHQTEKETQGHVL, from the exons atgatctcTCGTAAGTACATCTTGGTGTGGCTGTCCCTGACGGTCACTCTCCTCTCCAGCACCCCAGGACATGGTCATGCA ATTGAGCACCGGATGAAGCGTGATATGATGTCGGCAGGAGTGGAACTGGATGTTTCCGGTTCTTCCGCTGAAACTAACCGTGCCGGTATTCCCGTAATAAGCGACATTCAACGGGTGGAGAAAATTGCCGATTTGATCATATCAGTCGGTGAGCGCATCATTCCTGCCCTGCTGGACGGCCTTACCGAACAGGTTATAGCGGCAACACCCGAACGGAAGCTGTCCCATCAAACGGAGAAAGAAACACAAGGACATGTCCTGTAA
- the LOC126570989 gene encoding mpv17-like protein, with amino-acid sequence MWWKFIQEITNEYKILRGMISYSALWPLGCLIQQTFEGKRLHNYDWERCLRYSLYGTFVSAPMLYTWMRCANIMWPRTDFRSSLAKAFTEQAAYDPFAIVFFFYGMSILERKSQQQAGDEAIAKFWDTYKVGFFYWPVVQTFNFSLVKPKNQIVVAGFFSLIWTTFLAFVKTKPKAIEEAQ; translated from the coding sequence ATGTGGTGGAAGTTCATCCAGGAGATTACCAACGAGTATAAGATCTTGCGCGGAATGATATCCTACTCCGCCCTGTGGCCCCTCGGTTGCCTCATCCAGCAGACGTTCGAAGGGAAGCGGCTGCACAACTACGACTGGGAGCGATGCCTGCGCTACAGCCTGTACGGAACGTTCGTCTCAGCCCCCATGCTGTACACGTGGATGCGCTGCGCCAACATTATGTGGCCCCGGACGGACTTTCGCTCGTCGCTGGCCAAGGCATTCACGGAGCAGGCCGCCTACGATCCGTTCGCGATCGTGTTTTTCTTCTACGGAATGAGCATCCTGGAGCGCAAATCGCAGCAGCAAGCCGGTGATGAGGCGATAGCCAAGTTCTGGGACACCTACAAGGTCGGCTTCTTCTACTGGCCCGTGGTGCAGACGTTCAACTTTTCCCTCGTCAAGCCCAAGAACCagatcgtcgtcgctggcttCTTCAGCCTCATCTGGACCACCTTTCTGGCGTTTGTCAAAACGAAGCCCAAGGCCATCGAAGAGGCTCAATAG